In a genomic window of Bradyrhizobium ontarionense:
- a CDS encoding Hint domain-containing protein gives MASTTETYNYAYSVIYSGGSYKLVDANPGSPGVNPVADGIKVRDPDGGSLSSGESVRIPNIASGSLGTSAKYDFVGTATLQGADGIIVEDKSGNLFFLTDSAYTGNLNGNHGTLKSVDTSTTISLCFMAGTLIRTPDGEVAVETLKHGNQVLTHDGRVATVDWLGVQTISLRFADKLRVLPIRIKTGALGDNVPARDLLVSPDHAILVEGALIHAGALVNGTSIVRETDVPATFTYYHVEVEDHSLILAENTPAETFVDNIDRLHFDNWAEHEALYPNGKPINELPYPRAKSHRQVPVATRVMLAARAQALSGSTDDSAAA, from the coding sequence ATGGCATCGACGACCGAGACTTATAATTACGCATACTCCGTGATTTATAGCGGCGGCAGCTACAAGTTGGTTGACGCCAATCCCGGCTCGCCTGGCGTGAATCCCGTCGCTGACGGCATCAAGGTTCGCGATCCCGACGGTGGTTCCCTCTCGTCCGGTGAAAGCGTTCGTATCCCTAACATTGCCAGCGGTTCACTTGGTACGAGCGCGAAGTACGACTTCGTTGGTACGGCGACGCTTCAGGGCGCGGACGGCATCATCGTCGAAGACAAGTCCGGCAATCTCTTCTTCCTGACGGACAGCGCTTACACGGGCAATCTCAACGGTAATCACGGTACACTGAAGAGCGTCGATACCTCGACGACGATCTCACTCTGCTTCATGGCCGGCACCCTGATCCGGACGCCGGATGGCGAAGTTGCCGTCGAGACGCTGAAGCACGGCAATCAGGTTCTCACCCACGATGGCCGCGTCGCGACGGTCGACTGGCTGGGCGTGCAGACCATCTCGCTGCGGTTTGCCGACAAGCTGCGCGTGCTGCCGATCCGCATCAAGACGGGTGCGCTCGGCGACAACGTGCCGGCTCGCGATCTGCTCGTCTCGCCCGATCACGCCATCCTGGTCGAGGGCGCGCTCATTCACGCCGGCGCGCTCGTCAACGGGACGTCGATCGTGCGCGAAACCGACGTGCCGGCGACCTTCACCTACTACCACGTCGAGGTCGAGGATCACTCGTTGATCCTGGCGGAGAACACCCCGGCGGAGACCTTCGTCGACAACATCGACCGGCTGCATTTCGACAATTGGGCCGAGCATGAAGCGCTCTATCCCAACGGCAAGCCGATCAACGAGCTGCCTTATCCGCGCGCCAAGTCGCACCGTCAGGTCCCGGTCGCAACCCGGGTGATGCTGGCCGCTCGTGCTCAGGCGCTGTCGGGATCGACTGACGATAGCGCAGCCGCGTAG
- a CDS encoding helix-turn-helix domain-containing protein, with translation MDLTYCLESSELPISGTLGGRRWRDVLFPIFDVAEDDAAVPSDEFSVWATQRGALSMGQGGPPELLRIPRVISGRSFDQIALCLIRSGTLSLETQGHRRLCTAGSILVFSLRYPFRLAWQNSEAARSHVTLWLSQGRLNGIPDDRVHGRVLASSAAVAVFGAALQTVAEEVRRTGQQVLDDVIEGVAALSLNLLTADGKPMDAATSELASFVTIRNYIDAHLNAHDLSAATLARTFGLSRASLYRLFEPVGGVASYVRSRRLERVRETIKEPGLLNRRIAPVAYGNGFKSIASFNRAYRQAFGESPRQSRRGARQGPAEARSADPMGLLARGLMELR, from the coding sequence ATGGATCTGACCTATTGCCTTGAAAGCTCCGAACTACCCATCTCCGGCACGCTTGGCGGACGTCGCTGGCGTGACGTTCTGTTTCCAATATTTGACGTCGCCGAGGATGACGCCGCCGTACCGAGCGACGAGTTCAGCGTGTGGGCCACGCAACGCGGCGCGCTCAGCATGGGTCAGGGCGGGCCGCCGGAGTTGCTCCGCATCCCCCGGGTGATCAGCGGCCGCTCCTTTGATCAGATCGCGCTCTGTCTGATCCGCTCGGGCACGCTGAGTCTCGAAACACAGGGCCATCGGCGACTGTGTACGGCCGGCAGTATCCTGGTGTTCAGTCTTCGCTATCCCTTTCGTCTTGCATGGCAAAACAGCGAAGCGGCGAGATCCCACGTCACGTTATGGCTCTCGCAGGGGAGGTTAAATGGCATCCCCGATGATCGGGTGCACGGGCGCGTCCTCGCCTCCAGCGCAGCCGTCGCGGTGTTTGGCGCCGCATTGCAAACAGTCGCTGAGGAAGTCCGGCGAACGGGCCAGCAAGTGCTCGACGACGTCATCGAGGGAGTCGCCGCGCTTTCTCTCAATCTCCTGACCGCGGACGGCAAACCGATGGACGCTGCGACATCCGAACTGGCGTCCTTTGTGACCATTCGAAACTACATTGACGCTCATCTGAACGCGCATGATCTGAGCGCCGCAACGCTTGCACGAACATTCGGCCTGTCGCGCGCCTCATTGTACCGGCTGTTCGAGCCGGTCGGGGGCGTCGCAAGCTACGTCCGCTCGCGCCGACTCGAGCGTGTTCGCGAGACAATCAAGGAGCCGGGCCTCTTGAACAGGAGAATCGCACCGGTGGCCTACGGCAACGGCTTCAAGAGCATCGCCTCCTTCAACCGCGCCTACCGCCAGGCCTTCGGCGAGAGCCCGCGCCAATCGCGTCGAGGCGCGCGGCAGGGCCCGGCGGAAGCCCGGAGCGCGGATCCGATGGGTCTGCTGGCGCGGGGGTTGATGGAGTTACGATAA
- a CDS encoding tetratricopeptide repeat protein — MSQTEQVRELIERGRKSRTSGDRTASLDAFTAACALDPTNATAVIESGYDYLHMTQIPQARAAFERGLDLDSDNKAALIGLGHTFRHLKQLADAERAFRRVLALEPKHGGASMGLGYTLKSMNRSEEALQAFQSAATATSNNSALVEAANLLRELGRIEEAVAALRALVAHEPSKASHLRTLSQLLTQIGNPSEAASVLRQAIALDPSDLGHRIELGHRLREIDALDDAQQVLGEVLQEAPENISALNALGWVHRKAKRLDQAMACFQKIVELQPTNIGTLRALGMIARERGDHEASLRFFERAAEHSPDAPDLQIEIGNCLHKLARFDEAIERFTRFASSCADTRSAHLGIGYALRSLGRLEQSLEAFENADRCAPSYPHANIEAGHILLRLSRPDEAERKFRAALNVSPGNLAALVGLSYALRRIGRMDEAEAALREALAAQPDNNGARIALGYLLEAQYRLDEAATLFSAVIASQPSHADSLAALGNIMRRRGDRNTALEMFRRAAGADPTNKARLIDIAVELRDQGDVEQSSAILDDVLASLPVEARALMQRGLLMRRQDRRADALQAFTDLIEHHPDNVQAMIEAATEERALGRPESASEWLKRALQTEIGHAGALCALAELAVQRDEPEEALALYMRAAAAHPTNVWARLGAARTAFELGRREEAFQIIEVAREQIGAHPEMVGMEVELLRHLRDWTRARDQLDKALAHAARPNFWLWSHRVQIMTLTGAYDQAKKTLDDAPATSVMDRARVALFKGQNAEAQFRYDEAIAAYRTSIGLNPSDAWAHFELARAALMNLDLESSRKALSDFVRINRSSLLLKKQSLGLSQNHVGQLLDEFALDADALAQLRLVRLLPLDEQFEPLRQLVKSHPDYTPAAIIAAIALRQDGQLDPPPPAGEDGAVSPIPRHIVQFWDADPPDDVGEIMSSWLKHNPKHRWTCFDDRRAQDFLDAAFGDDVASAYRRTRMPAQKADLFRLAYLAARGGIYADADDRCLAPVDDFIRSDATLVVHQENYGSIGNNFIAATPEHPVIMRALDMAVAAMNRGDSDLVWLSTGPGLFTRAFAQEWATPRPGGLLRRTQVLDLGALQRVVGIHCPVRYKSTDRHWSRQAFGRKRRSA, encoded by the coding sequence ATGTCTCAAACCGAGCAGGTCAGAGAACTGATCGAAAGAGGGCGCAAATCGCGAACGAGCGGAGATCGAACGGCTTCGCTTGACGCGTTCACGGCGGCTTGTGCGCTCGACCCCACGAATGCGACAGCAGTCATTGAGAGCGGCTATGACTATCTGCACATGACGCAGATACCACAAGCGCGCGCGGCGTTCGAACGAGGTCTCGATCTCGACTCAGACAACAAGGCTGCGCTGATCGGACTCGGCCACACCTTCCGACACCTCAAGCAGTTGGCCGACGCGGAGCGCGCTTTCCGTCGCGTACTCGCGCTGGAGCCCAAGCATGGCGGCGCCAGCATGGGGCTTGGCTACACGCTGAAGTCCATGAACCGCTCGGAGGAGGCACTGCAGGCGTTTCAGAGCGCAGCAACCGCGACGTCGAACAATTCCGCACTGGTCGAGGCGGCCAATCTGCTACGTGAACTCGGCCGGATCGAAGAGGCCGTCGCGGCATTGCGCGCCCTTGTGGCGCACGAACCATCTAAGGCGTCCCACCTGCGCACTCTGAGTCAACTCTTGACGCAGATCGGCAATCCCTCAGAGGCGGCTTCAGTTCTTCGTCAGGCGATTGCGCTCGATCCTTCGGATCTTGGCCATCGGATCGAGCTTGGGCACCGTCTCCGGGAAATTGACGCGCTGGACGATGCCCAGCAGGTCCTTGGGGAAGTCTTGCAGGAGGCGCCAGAGAACATCAGCGCCTTGAATGCGCTGGGCTGGGTTCATCGCAAGGCCAAACGCCTCGATCAAGCGATGGCCTGTTTCCAGAAGATTGTTGAGCTTCAGCCTACCAACATTGGAACACTGCGCGCACTCGGGATGATCGCCCGTGAACGCGGTGACCACGAAGCTTCTTTGAGATTCTTTGAACGAGCCGCGGAGCATTCCCCGGACGCGCCGGATCTGCAGATCGAAATCGGCAACTGCTTGCACAAGCTCGCGCGGTTTGATGAAGCGATCGAAAGATTCACGCGCTTCGCGAGCAGTTGCGCCGATACGCGCTCGGCGCATCTCGGAATCGGCTATGCGCTCCGAAGCCTGGGCCGTCTTGAGCAGTCACTGGAAGCTTTTGAGAACGCTGACAGATGTGCCCCATCCTATCCTCATGCCAATATCGAGGCGGGGCATATCTTGCTTCGTCTTTCACGGCCGGACGAGGCCGAGCGAAAGTTTCGAGCCGCGCTCAATGTGTCTCCTGGCAACTTGGCCGCACTTGTCGGCCTGAGCTACGCGCTGCGCCGGATTGGCCGAATGGACGAGGCGGAAGCTGCATTGCGTGAGGCTCTCGCTGCGCAGCCCGACAACAACGGGGCAAGAATTGCACTTGGCTATCTCCTCGAGGCGCAATATCGGCTCGATGAAGCTGCCACCTTGTTCTCTGCCGTCATTGCGTCTCAACCAAGTCACGCCGATAGCCTGGCGGCGCTAGGCAACATCATGCGCCGGCGCGGCGACCGGAACACGGCGCTCGAGATGTTCCGACGAGCTGCAGGAGCTGACCCGACCAATAAAGCGAGACTAATCGACATCGCGGTCGAGTTGCGCGATCAGGGCGACGTTGAGCAAAGTTCGGCCATTCTCGACGACGTTCTCGCGAGCTTGCCGGTGGAAGCACGCGCGTTGATGCAACGCGGGCTGCTAATGCGCCGACAGGATCGCCGCGCCGACGCGCTCCAGGCGTTTACCGACCTCATCGAGCATCATCCGGACAACGTACAGGCGATGATCGAAGCCGCAACCGAGGAGCGCGCGCTCGGCCGGCCGGAGTCCGCGAGCGAATGGCTCAAGCGCGCTCTTCAAACAGAAATCGGTCACGCTGGCGCGCTATGTGCGCTCGCCGAACTGGCCGTGCAGCGCGACGAACCGGAGGAAGCGCTGGCGCTATACATGCGCGCGGCCGCCGCGCATCCCACCAATGTCTGGGCGCGCCTTGGTGCCGCGCGGACGGCTTTCGAACTCGGTCGGCGCGAGGAAGCATTTCAGATCATCGAGGTGGCACGCGAGCAGATCGGAGCACATCCCGAGATGGTCGGCATGGAGGTCGAGCTGTTGCGTCACCTGCGCGACTGGACCCGTGCGCGGGACCAGCTCGACAAAGCCTTGGCCCACGCCGCCCGCCCGAACTTTTGGCTATGGTCGCACCGCGTGCAGATCATGACCCTGACCGGGGCCTATGACCAGGCGAAAAAGACGCTCGACGATGCGCCGGCAACGAGCGTGATGGACCGGGCGCGCGTTGCTTTGTTCAAAGGGCAAAATGCGGAAGCGCAATTCCGCTATGACGAGGCGATCGCGGCGTATCGCACGTCCATCGGTCTCAACCCGAGCGACGCGTGGGCACATTTCGAGCTCGCCAGGGCGGCGCTGATGAACCTGGACCTCGAGAGCTCACGCAAGGCCCTGTCGGATTTTGTCCGCATCAACCGGTCGTCGCTGCTGCTCAAGAAGCAGTCGCTGGGCCTGTCGCAAAATCATGTCGGCCAACTGCTGGACGAGTTTGCTCTCGATGCCGACGCGCTGGCGCAGTTGCGGCTCGTTCGCCTGCTGCCGCTCGACGAGCAATTCGAGCCGTTGCGTCAGCTCGTCAAATCCCATCCCGACTATACCCCGGCCGCGATCATCGCCGCGATCGCGCTGCGCCAGGACGGGCAGCTGGATCCGCCTCCCCCGGCGGGCGAGGATGGCGCCGTCAGCCCGATACCCCGCCATATCGTGCAGTTCTGGGACGCCGATCCGCCGGACGACGTCGGCGAGATCATGTCGTCCTGGCTCAAGCACAATCCGAAGCACCGCTGGACCTGCTTCGACGACCGACGGGCGCAGGACTTCCTGGACGCGGCGTTCGGCGACGACGTCGCGTCCGCCTACCGCCGCACGCGGATGCCGGCGCAGAAGGCCGACCTGTTCCGCCTCGCCTACCTTGCCGCGCGGGGCGGCATCTATGCCGATGCCGACGATCGCTGCCTGGCGCCGGTCGACGACTTCATCCGGTCCGACGCGACGCTCGTGGTCCATCAGGAGAACTACGGCTCGATCGGCAACAATTTCATCGCCGCGACGCCCGAGCATCCGGTCATCATGCGCGCGCTCGACATGGCGGTCGCCGCGATGAACCGCGGCGATTCCGATCTCGTCTGGCTCTCGACCGGCCCCGGCCTGTTCACCCGCGCCTTCGCGCAGGAATGGGCGACACCGCGCCCGGGCGGCCTGCTGCGACGGACCCAGGTGCTCGACCTCGGCGCGCTGCAGCGGGTGGTCGGCATCCATTGCCCCGTCCGCTACAAATCGACCGACCGGCACTGGAGCCGCCAGGCGTTCGGCCGCAAGCGCCGCAGCGCCTGA
- the rfbD gene encoding dTDP-4-dehydrorhamnose reductase, with protein sequence MRILITGTSGQVGGALRQLLSARGADELICPPRADFDLTQPDSLAAALDGIKPDLILNPAAYTAVDRAEDEVELAMTVNGASPGVIARWAAARGVPLLHVSTDYVFDGSGERPWREDDPVAPLSAYGRSKLAGEDEIRAAGGAHLVMRTAWVFGAEGANFMRTMIRLARERDSLRVVADQLGTPTSARTIAEVIAAILAQGKGDLPATFAKAGGLVHLTNGGSTSWHGFASAIVDGLRQRDVAVKAGDVEAITTADFPTKARRPANSRLDLSRLAVVYGIVPPTWQSALDDELAEVAPGLR encoded by the coding sequence ATGCGGATCCTGATCACCGGAACCAGCGGGCAGGTCGGCGGCGCGTTGCGCCAGCTGTTGTCGGCGCGGGGCGCCGATGAGCTGATCTGCCCGCCGCGCGCGGACTTCGACCTGACGCAGCCGGACAGTCTGGCGGCGGCGCTCGATGGCATCAAGCCGGACCTCATTCTCAATCCGGCCGCCTATACCGCGGTCGACCGCGCCGAGGACGAGGTCGAGCTCGCGATGACGGTCAACGGCGCCTCGCCGGGGGTGATCGCGCGCTGGGCTGCCGCGCGTGGCGTGCCGCTGCTCCATGTCTCGACCGATTACGTGTTCGACGGCTCGGGCGAACGGCCCTGGCGCGAGGACGACCCGGTCGCGCCATTGTCGGCCTATGGACGCAGCAAGCTCGCAGGCGAGGACGAGATCCGCGCCGCCGGCGGAGCGCATCTCGTCATGCGCACCGCCTGGGTGTTCGGGGCCGAGGGCGCCAATTTCATGCGCACCATGATCCGGCTGGCGCGCGAGCGCGATAGCTTGCGCGTGGTCGCCGATCAGCTGGGCACGCCGACCTCGGCGCGCACCATCGCCGAGGTGATCGCCGCGATCCTGGCGCAGGGCAAAGGCGATCTGCCGGCGACCTTCGCCAAGGCCGGCGGGCTGGTGCATCTCACCAATGGTGGATCGACCAGCTGGCACGGCTTCGCCAGCGCCATCGTCGATGGCCTGCGCCAGCGCGATGTGGCCGTGAAGGCCGGGGACGTCGAGGCGATCACGACCGCGGACTTCCCAACCAAGGCGCGGCGTCCGGCCAATTCGCGGCTCGATCTGTCCCGGCTCGCGGTCGTGTACGGCATCGTGCCGCCGACCTGGCAGTCCGCGCTGGACGACGAGCTGGCCGAGGTTGCGCCGGGCTTGCGCTGA
- the rfbC gene encoding dTDP-4-dehydrorhamnose 3,5-epimerase, with protein MNLIKTDLPEVIILEPKLFGDTRGFFLETFQAARYRDLGIAGPFVQDNMSRSAYGVLRGLHLQNPNTQGKLVSAMRGRVLDVAVDVRVGSPNFGRHVAVELSEDNRRQLWVPRGFAHGFVVLSDSADFFYKCDDYYSPKDEMSVRWNDPAIGIDWGVADPKLSPKDAEAPLLANARNLPVYGQV; from the coding sequence ATGAACCTTATCAAAACCGACCTGCCGGAAGTTATCATTCTCGAACCGAAACTGTTCGGTGATACCAGGGGCTTCTTCCTGGAGACGTTCCAGGCGGCCCGCTATCGCGACCTCGGCATCGCCGGGCCGTTCGTGCAGGACAACATGTCCCGCTCGGCCTATGGCGTGCTGCGCGGGCTGCACCTGCAGAACCCGAACACGCAGGGCAAGCTGGTCAGCGCGATGCGCGGCCGGGTGCTGGATGTCGCGGTCGACGTGCGCGTCGGCAGCCCGAATTTCGGCCGCCATGTCGCGGTGGAACTGTCCGAGGACAACCGCCGCCAGCTCTGGGTTCCCCGCGGCTTCGCCCACGGCTTCGTCGTGCTGTCGGACAGCGCCGACTTCTTCTACAAATGTGACGATTATTACAGCCCGAAGGACGAGATGTCGGTGCGCTGGAACGATCCGGCGATCGGCATCGATTGGGGCGTCGCCGATCCAAAACTGTCGCCCAAGGATGCCGAGGCGCCGCTGCTGGCGAATGCCAGGAATCTCCCGGTTTACGGACAGGTCTGA
- the rfbA gene encoding glucose-1-phosphate thymidylyltransferase RfbA, translating to MKGIILAGGTGSRLYPVTTVVSKQLLPVFDKPMIYYPLSTLMLAGIRDILIISTPQDKPLFQRLLGDGAEIGLRFQYATQDTPRGLADAFIVGREFIGNDSVALILGDNIFYGHGLPSMLSSASFRKKGATVFGYVVNEPQAYGVVELDGTGRALSIEEKPKQPKSNVAVTGLYFYDNDVVSIAADIKPSARGEIEITDINNAYLKRGDLYVEVLGRGFAWLDTGTHASLVEASHFVQILEQRQGLRIACPEEIALRQGYISLEQFDKVAERTAKSSYGEYLQSVSRSFHR from the coding sequence ATGAAGGGCATCATTCTCGCCGGCGGCACGGGCTCGCGCCTGTACCCGGTGACGACAGTTGTTTCCAAGCAATTGCTGCCGGTGTTCGACAAGCCGATGATCTATTATCCGCTGTCCACGCTGATGCTCGCGGGCATCCGGGACATCCTGATCATCTCGACCCCGCAGGACAAGCCGCTGTTCCAGCGCCTGCTCGGCGACGGCGCCGAGATCGGCCTGCGGTTCCAATATGCCACCCAGGACACGCCACGCGGCCTCGCCGACGCCTTCATCGTCGGCCGCGAGTTCATCGGCAATGATTCCGTCGCCCTGATCCTCGGCGACAACATCTTCTACGGCCACGGCCTGCCGAGCATGCTGTCGAGCGCCTCGTTCCGCAAGAAGGGCGCGACCGTGTTCGGCTATGTCGTCAACGAGCCGCAGGCCTATGGCGTGGTCGAGCTCGACGGCACCGGACGGGCGCTCTCGATCGAGGAGAAGCCGAAGCAGCCGAAGTCGAACGTCGCGGTGACCGGGCTGTATTTCTACGACAACGACGTCGTCAGCATCGCCGCCGACATCAAGCCGTCGGCGCGCGGCGAGATCGAGATCACCGACATCAACAACGCCTATCTCAAGCGCGGCGACCTCTATGTCGAGGTGCTCGGCCGCGGCTTCGCCTGGCTCGACACCGGCACCCACGCCTCGCTGGTCGAGGCCAGCCATTTCGTCCAGATCCTCGAGCAGCGCCAGGGCCTGCGCATCGCCTGCCCCGAGGAGATCGCGCTGCGCCAGGGCTACATCTCGCTGGAGCAGTTCGACAAGGTCGCCGAGCGCACCGCCAAGAGCAGCTACGGCGAATATCTGCAGTCCGTCTCCCGTTCCTTCCACCGCTGA
- the rfbB gene encoding dTDP-glucose 4,6-dehydratase — translation MRFKGSTIFVTGGAGFIGSAVVRHLLRDTHARVVNIDKLTYAANLDSLPGAAGNLHYAFEQADICDAIALRKLFEKYQPDAVMNLAAESHVDRSIDGPGEFIQTNIVGTFTILQEALRHFRTLSPEKRAGFRFLHISTDEVFGTLGDEGLFTETTAYAPNSPYSASKASSDHLVRAWRETYELPTMVTNCSNNYGPYHFPEKLIPHMIIKGLGFEKLPVYGDGQNIRDWLFVEDHAKALTLVLERGQIGETYNVGGRNERTNLHVVETICDLLDEVAPAPQGARRQLISFVTDRPGHDRRYAIDASKLERELGWNAQENFETGIAKTVRWYVEQQPWWQTILQRGYQTERLGRKAAQ, via the coding sequence ATGCGTTTCAAGGGCTCCACCATCTTCGTCACCGGCGGCGCCGGCTTCATCGGCTCGGCCGTGGTGCGGCACCTGCTGCGCGACACCCATGCCCGCGTGGTCAACATCGACAAGCTGACCTATGCGGCCAATCTCGACTCGCTGCCCGGCGCGGCCGGCAATCTGCACTATGCCTTCGAGCAGGCCGACATCTGTGACGCCATTGCGTTGCGCAAGCTGTTCGAGAAGTACCAGCCGGACGCGGTGATGAACCTTGCCGCCGAGAGCCATGTCGACCGCTCGATCGACGGCCCCGGCGAGTTCATCCAGACCAACATCGTCGGCACCTTCACGATTCTGCAGGAGGCGCTGCGCCACTTCCGCACGCTCTCGCCGGAGAAACGCGCCGGCTTCCGCTTCCTGCACATCTCGACCGACGAGGTGTTCGGCACGCTCGGCGACGAGGGCCTGTTCACGGAGACCACGGCTTACGCGCCGAACTCGCCCTATTCGGCGAGCAAGGCCTCGTCCGATCATCTGGTGCGCGCCTGGCGCGAGACCTATGAGCTGCCGACCATGGTCACCAACTGCTCCAACAATTACGGGCCGTATCACTTCCCCGAGAAGCTGATCCCGCACATGATCATCAAGGGCCTCGGCTTCGAGAAGCTGCCGGTCTATGGCGACGGCCAGAACATCCGCGACTGGCTGTTCGTCGAGGACCACGCCAAGGCGCTGACCCTGGTGCTGGAGCGCGGTCAGATCGGCGAGACCTACAATGTCGGCGGCCGCAACGAGCGCACCAACCTGCACGTGGTCGAGACCATCTGCGACCTGCTCGACGAGGTCGCGCCTGCGCCGCAAGGCGCGCGCCGCCAGCTCATCAGCTTCGTCACCGACCGCCCCGGTCATGACCGCCGCTACGCGATCGACGCCTCCAAGCTGGAGCGCGAGCTCGGCTGGAATGCGCAGGAGAATTTCGAGACCGGCATCGCCAAGACCGTGCGCTGGTATGTCGAGCAGCAGCCGTGGTGGCAGACGATCCTGCAGCGCGGCTATCAGACCGAGCGGCTCGGCCGCAAGGCAGCGCAGTAG
- a CDS encoding alginate O-acetyltransferase AlgX-related protein, with amino-acid sequence MAHVTNDVFEGDDNHLFLVGGTNNVQQLFTESDDALRSICSGWSNLLAERAETAARKGTRYLHCFVPDKLSILRDKASSITSNMRFPAEELERIDDPLLTRTIVPLTAYLRKQARTYNIFHKTDTHWTIEGAYSAYQMLCSYMDVPQNAELIIRPAPSIQGSWDLGSKLIPHRTETIRFGRFGIGASRTNANELVTIREAGQLPNGLMLHVGSMVEYQNEREAKSDIRLLVFGDSFFEYRPHMLTGMFAETVRTVMFVWSSSIDWEIVDEFKPDILLTEIAERFMRSIPKDDIDIKMHANKKLQDALRSQPSG; translated from the coding sequence ATGGCGCACGTGACAAACGATGTATTCGAAGGTGACGACAATCACCTCTTCCTAGTTGGCGGCACCAACAATGTGCAGCAGCTGTTCACCGAATCCGACGATGCCCTTCGATCCATCTGCTCTGGCTGGAGCAATCTTTTAGCTGAACGCGCGGAGACTGCGGCCCGCAAGGGCACGCGCTACCTCCACTGCTTTGTTCCAGACAAGCTGTCGATCTTGCGCGACAAAGCCAGTTCGATCACATCGAATATGCGTTTTCCCGCAGAAGAACTCGAGAGGATCGACGACCCTCTCCTGACGCGCACTATAGTGCCGTTGACGGCATACCTCAGGAAGCAGGCGAGAACATACAACATATTCCACAAAACAGATACACACTGGACGATCGAAGGTGCCTATAGCGCCTACCAGATGCTCTGCTCATATATGGACGTACCGCAAAATGCGGAACTCATTATACGCCCTGCACCATCAATCCAGGGCAGCTGGGACTTGGGTTCCAAACTGATTCCGCACAGGACCGAGACGATCCGGTTTGGACGATTTGGAATCGGCGCCTCACGTACGAATGCGAATGAGTTGGTAACGATTCGCGAAGCGGGCCAGCTTCCAAATGGTCTCATGCTTCATGTCGGCTCAATGGTAGAGTACCAAAACGAGCGGGAGGCGAAATCTGACATTCGGCTCCTGGTTTTCGGGGACTCCTTTTTTGAGTATCGCCCCCATATGCTCACAGGGATGTTCGCAGAGACCGTTCGCACTGTGATGTTTGTCTGGTCGTCTTCAATTGACTGGGAGATAGTCGACGAATTCAAGCCTGACATTCTTCTTACCGAGATCGCCGAGCGGTTTATGCGGAGCATACCTAAAGACGACATTGACATTAAGATGCACGCCAACAAAAAACTCCAAGATGCACTTCGATCCCAGCCTTCTGGATGA
- a CDS encoding glycosyltransferase family 2 protein, with the protein MHFDPSLLDDCTGRCRFTAEVQNMLETRLLNWEENADQICREIAGRESPIKVVLKTKDERFLLKRWIQHYIDLFGSDGIVIFDNGSTNESVIETYEAYSDRILIYTYKGSVDTIHITTNFKRLYDALRQSSEYFAFLDTDEFLVGMNEDKLLSADATRSQILHSGKAAYFGVWLQNLAKSDRRFWLTEDRLVQGMLWGKPIIRRDAVLPEFVNHNHQLVSLMDDTTPLVADLFLLHLNLLFPRQRIEANLRKLVTFGAISPGTRPEDLLHEDAQRFPKGNVRNWIQEIKNLLATENEVVPTSLPPDAIEFLQDGKLEFTKETQKPLLSSFLRDARSYLKR; encoded by the coding sequence ATGCACTTCGATCCCAGCCTTCTGGATGACTGCACAGGAAGGTGTCGTTTCACTGCTGAGGTACAAAATATGCTTGAGACGAGACTTCTCAATTGGGAGGAAAACGCCGATCAAATTTGCCGAGAGATCGCTGGGCGCGAATCGCCAATCAAGGTCGTTTTGAAAACGAAAGACGAGCGGTTCCTTTTGAAGCGATGGATCCAGCACTACATCGATCTCTTCGGATCCGACGGAATAGTTATATTTGATAACGGCTCAACCAACGAGTCGGTGATTGAAACATACGAAGCATATTCAGATCGTATATTGATTTACACATACAAAGGGTCCGTTGACACAATTCATATTACTACCAACTTCAAGCGGCTATACGACGCCCTAAGACAATCATCGGAATACTTCGCATTTCTTGATACCGATGAATTCCTAGTTGGAATGAACGAAGACAAATTGTTGTCTGCGGACGCCACACGAAGCCAAATTTTGCACTCGGGAAAAGCCGCGTACTTTGGCGTATGGCTTCAGAATCTTGCCAAAAGCGATAGACGGTTCTGGCTGACCGAGGACCGGCTGGTACAAGGCATGCTCTGGGGTAAGCCGATAATCCGGAGAGATGCAGTCCTGCCTGAGTTTGTGAATCACAATCATCAACTTGTGAGCCTCATGGATGACACCACGCCCCTAGTTGCGGATTTGTTTTTGCTACATCTGAATCTGCTCTTCCCGAGGCAGCGGATCGAAGCAAACCTGCGAAAATTAGTCACTTTTGGAGCAATTTCGCCGGGAACCCGTCCAGAAGACCTTCTTCACGAAGATGCCCAGCGGTTTCCCAAAGGAAATGTGCGGAACTGGATTCAGGAGATCAAGAATCTTTTGGCGACGGAGAACGAGGTTGTTCCAACAAGTCTGCCGCCTGACGCAATCGAGTTTCTTCAAGACGGAAAGCTTGAATTCACCAAAGAAACTCAGAAGCCGCTCCTTTCGTCCTTCTTAAGGGACGCGCGATCCTACTTGAAACGCTGA